The DNA region attaaacatactcctgagttctgctgttgtttttcttctatttgatttgaccaaacatTTAAGTAATcaccgatcacgatcattcaggatttttttccgaccacatttcttcctggaagacgatggttccccaccatccttccagtttttaatgatgcgttggacagttcttaacccaattctagtagtttctgcaatctccttagatgttttctctgcttgatacatgccaatgatttgacccttcttaaacagactaacgtcttttccacgaccacaggatgtgtcttttgccatggttgtttaagaaatgaggagttactcattgcatcagctggggttaaataacttgttgccagctgaaagataatcgcctatgcagtacttatccaataggaggcttgtacctatttgcttagttaaatccaggtggcgactttttttttggccaggcagtgtatatgcAATGATGATTTATAAtaaggagaagaaaaatatgtaatctACTCACCTTATGCAGCACAgatctgataaaaaataaatgtattttgattattCAAATCATCCTGCTTCTAGTTTGTTTCACAAAAGAATGAATGTCCATATCTGAATAATTAAAGTGATTATGAATGAACAATCTGATCCACtgtgaggagaaaaaagttTCACCTTTGGACCGTCTGCAGCGCCACAACAAGATCAGGAGAATAATGAGAATAATGAGAACGATTCCAACAACTGGTCCAACGATCAACATGACAGGACTGGATACAgttactggaaataaaaaaatattatcaaggaagaaatatttttgatctgcagattgtttcacattttgtgtttgaagaAAAAGTGACTTTAGgctaaaatattaacaaacatCAGCAACACAAACATCCTCAGTGTTCATCTTGTTTCtaacatttaaacagttttaatgaataaaattaatccAATATTTTAATCCTCCTCACCTCTAACAGACATCCAGCTCCTTTTTGACTCTTTTCCTGAATGTTGACATTTGTAGAAACCTTCATCTGACTTTGACACTGCAGAGATATtcagctcctctctgctgtcatTATTGATGAGTTTATCATTgtgatagaaaaacacattggagagaagattttgttttttatctctgcagctcagagtaacAGGATCTCCTTCAGTCACAGGATGAACAGGGCTCACCAGGATAACACCATCATGATAATCATCTGTAAAACAATCAGAGAATATTCAGGTGAATAACATCCATTTAAGCTGCTTTATGCTTTCAATTGATTGATGattcagaaattaaatgtttgattcttcaaacaaaaatgtatttgtagttcttcacagaaaataatgtaatgaaCTAATATAATAGTTGTTTTACTGTAGATGTTTGGAGAAATTGTTTTGGAGTCGTCCAACCAGAGTCTCAGTTTGAATTTGATAGAgaatctgagaaaaatgctgagctcatcaccaaagataaatcatcaaatcacaagtggaaataaacattaaaacatattttaaaaacagatttaaaacaagtgctgcacaaaaaacacaataaaatatgttgatgaaaagaaaaagagaaacgaTACAAGAAaagaatatataatatttaaataataacagtaataataggAAGCAAAAAAACCATCATAACAGTAGAGCTACAATATCAGGCCTCAATTAAATGCcagagaataaaaatgagttttaagaagtgatttaaaataatccaggctgtgggcagatctaatctgGAAAGGTAGATTATTCCAGAGAATAGGAGCAGCGATGGAGAAAGCCTGATCTCCTTTTCTCTTAAGTCGAGTCCGAGGAACATAGCAGCTGATTATTGGATCTTAAAGTTCTGGACACAGAATGAAATTTCAAAAGATCCTGAAGATAAGGAGGGGCTAACCCAAACTAAGAATCAAATCTGGATTTTTAGTGTGAAGGTTTTGACCAAATAATAGGACTTGAGTTTTGCTATGATTGAGGTGAAGAAAATTTAGATCCATTCATGATCTAACTTCAGCTAAACAATCTATTAATATCTATAGAGattcatttttaccatttaGTAGTTTTAGGGGCAAATAAATCTGGACATCATCCGCAAAGCAATAAAACGAAATGTTGaattttctaaaaatctgaCCAAGaggcaataaatataaaatataaaataatttgaatgtgTTATACTCCAAAATATAATCTGGTGTTATTCTGTTTTCATATGAAAAGaagattttagctttttatgaGCAGCAGAACAATTGATTGGAAACAATTTACATCAAGaataacaaaatcaatattttaatctgaatgtttacttttaaacagacatatatatatatatatatatatatatatatatatatatatatatatatatatatatatataaaaccttttttaaatagAGTCCTGATACCCAACAAACTTTAGAACATTAATTGTAGTTATAATGgaatagaaaatagaaattaatatAGGCAAAacctttttctacataattctTGTTTTGTGTGATTTAACTTTGGACTAAACataattttacaataataaatatatttatgatttttgaatgcaaaaaaggtcaaagaaaagaaacataataaacCAGATCTTACCCTGTACAGTGATGTTGACAGCGTTGCTAAACTCTCCAGATTTTGACTCACACCAGAACACTCCATCCATATAATAATACGGGTTAATGGTGCATGTAGATCCAGTCATTGTCCCCCAGGAAGAGCACGTAAAGTCTGACAGTCCATATCTTTCTATAAACCTCATCACTCTCCACTCAGCAGAGTTTCCCTCACAGCTCAGAGACACAGAGTCAGATCTGAAGTGTTGAACTCTGTCAGGATTCACTGagagagaagctgctggacgaggatctgaaaacaagacaggatttcatctgagaacagaaacatctttaaaatgtttcattacaaATGGTTTGTTTCTATAGTAATAAAGattacagcaaacatttcagcaagtcaaataaataaactactgTTAGGtgaaatgtgtatatatattatcatatatttgttgtttcatttataacaatagTGTTACTTATATAATGTTCTGTCTTATAtgcctttattgttttcttttccttcagcataaagaatgtttctgtattgtttgatttactttatttcctttttacaaGAGGGCCTCCCTGAAGAGAACCGGGCTCACAGGGTTTATTGCTCAGCAggaacttcttcttcctttgaacTGTTAGATAGCTGTAGAACCGTCGCCTTGAAGATGTAcgacttgttctgtttttactctgtgtcttaatgcaagataacatgtgtttagttagtgattgtcattagcactgcaactaagtAATGAAGTGTTTTGTCCCcaccccttagagttgcagtgttctctgtgatagggactctgaaagtaataaaaagagaggagcggacaaatgtgtttcagagcggttggagatttgtaactgtaaacacatctctgtccgttctcctcgcgaTATCAAAAGAATccaactctcttgtcttttctgtgtttgttcaatttatctttaataggtgtcaaacctgacacCTACCATagaggaaataattatttcgttttttacaaaaacaagttttattttatctgtgaaTGTTTAACAGCCTCCAATGatcaatgttttaattcatctcTAAACCTGATGGCTGATTTTATTTCCAATCCTCTGACTGCCTGCTGACTTCTTTAGTTTTCTGTAATCAGTTGTGTTGATTTGTCAAAAATCTTCACTAAATGACTTTTTACCTCATATTTCTGTCATGTTGCACATGAAACAAGAACAAATGTTACAATAAGAATCCAGGATAAATCATGTTTGTTATCCAATAATATGGATGAATCATTAGTTTACTatgttgaaaatatatttttcttcctaaTGTTTTGTCAAAAGTTATCAgtcaatttacattttttaaattaataatgaaaacacattaaaaataaaggaaacattgGATCAAGTTTCATACCTCTAAAACTTAGTTTTATtgagagcaaataaaaaaactgacctGCAGACCAGACAAACTTTGATTTACTGTAATCAGTGTAAAACTTTGGTTCTCCTCTTTCTGCTCTGCACACAAATCCTGCTGTGTGAGTCGATCCATTAATGATGAAGGAGTTCTGCTCAGACCCATTGGTGCTGCCAGGCAGCAGCTCATAAGTGTAGTGTGGCTGGTACCACTTGGATGGATTAGGAACAACTTTATACCAGAAGAACCTCCATCCTGCTGATTGATGCTTCAAACCATCACAGCTCAGAGTCACTGAGGCTCCAGGATTCGGCCATGATGGAGACACAGAGAGGACAGGCTGAGGTTTGGGTGCTGGAGAGAGATTTGAAACTGGGTCAAACTTTTAACCACaacctctctcttttctcttcgTTTTATTTCCCTTAAACAGTTAATATAGTAATATATTGAAATTGAAGTAATAAccatagtaataataataacatatgCTCCCTCTGGTTTAACCTTAACTTTgatattttacttcatttttcagtaacattatatttttacactattGTATTGTTAAAAcgtgaattttatttcattcaacactttcatttttctcttatcACATAAATCAGGGACTAGAAACACTGATCAATATAATCTATTGAATCTTTATTCCTTGTATCACTGAACTCTAAGATGACTTTGATCGATGTCTCTAGAAACTTTCTGAAActctttcagacattttctttggactttggcttctttaatatataaaaattcattcaaagatgttcagaaaattttaatctattgtaataaaatataaagaaattaaaagttggCCTAAAGCTGTTATACatctaataataattttcagctgcatgtaatatttaatagggaataaacatgaaaaactttCAGCTCATTAAAATAACTAGACAGGTGTGACTgattatagaaataataaaaatagttatAGTCTTAGATTGTGTGCTATAGGAAAAGCTgcgtttttgttattttgtttcaaataaacaaaaatcctaTAAACCAAGTGGGACATACtgtcattaaaaatgatcactTATCAGTAATAAATAATCAACTTACATACagttattttaacaacattacTCCATGGTGTAAAGGAAAACCCCTTTTTTCCTCTACAGCTGTGTTTTCCACTGTGGGACTCAGTAGCTGATATGATGCTGTATTCACTGGATGGTGGAAAGTTTCCATTGGTTGATCTCCATTCATACGTCCACTCAGTTCCTCCCTGGATCTCACATCTCAGAGTGACTTTCTCTCCTCTGTATATCTGAGACCAGTTGGGTTGCAGAATCAAACTGGGTTTATTGGgagctaaagaaataaatatctggttaGCAGTTTACCACAACAGTCCAGAGTAAAATTTAAGTGTTAATTTAACACTTTCCCTGAGAGAAGCTACTTTctaaaatcacttaaaaagtATCAATGTTTCTTCCAAACTGTCCAGCAGCTCCTTTaagattagtttttgttttatttaataagaacctttcaaaataaaatgacatcagcTTAACTTGTagcaaagcagaaagaaattaaGAGTTTCAAACACTTACACAGCAAACATATTCATcgataaaatgttatattaataatttcattttcacCAAATAGAGGCATATTCTGATCATTTgggcaaatgtgtttttacttaaGAAGCTAAATGTgttaaactgcagcagctgcttttatgttcatttgtttaagcTATTTTAATGTTGCTTGCTTGATTATTGTAGGTCAAAAGTTAATAACTTACAGATAGTTAATGTGATGACATCACTCCACTGTGTTAAGAAATAGTCACTTGTTCCTTTGCAGCTATAATCTCCACTGTCAGCTGTGATGATCCTGGATGTTGGATTataattgaaattgttttttctccattcatACGTCCACAGAGCTCCTTCCTGGATATCACACTCCAGATAGACTTTATCTTCGTTCAGAGACCAGCCTGGTTGCAGGATCACAGTCGGCTTAGAAACTGTTCACATAAAGAAATATCAGGTTTGGAaattaatagaaacaaaatgaacCTGAACATATAAAATGATATGAAGAAGCAGATATTTACTCTGTGCAAGTGTCAAAATATTTATAGTAAAGTAAATCAATTGTTAAACTGTGTAAATCAGAAActtaactgaaaatgttaacaGTTTAAATACATCAGAATCCAACTGAAgatatatttaacataaaaatagaaaaaactttCTATAGTTTGATGAACATATTTTACAGCAGGATGTTGATAATTCTTAATATTTGAAATCAGATTAAATTCTTTATAACATCTGATTACTTTGGTTGtttcagtggaaataaaaaaaagtcaaatcttgaaactgtaaatatttctctgtcctgttgattaatcattattctattttaaaaattacattttctgaaaaactagGAAACAAATTTGAGTATCAAAGATCAAGTGTTGTTATGATGATGACCTGATAACTAAACTCACCAGTTTTCTGAATGATGACCTCTTCACTGGTTTCTGATTGAAAATAGTCTTGTATTCTTCCTATGCAGCTGTACTTTCCTGCCTCTGACACTCTGATGGTTCTATGTGGTTCTGTGTTTCTGGAGGATCCAACTACAGGATAATATTGTCCATTTCTGTACCAGTCAAACTTCCAGCCAGTAGATCCGTCCACAAAGCAGGTCAGTGTAACACTGCCCTCTGCTGGTATGATTGTTTTCTCTGGTGTCAGGGTGGCTCTGGGTTTATCAGCTGTAGAGTTTgaaaatcacaatattttaaaaaattagaatatgaaTTGTTAATTATTTCTGGAAtcattttgttgtaataaaaatatctacatCTCAATaccaaaattttatatttaatttttcaaactgagaaatatAAACTCTGCAGGAGCCTAAAAAACTAGATTTTCCATCATGTTTCTTATCAACAAGAGCTGGAggaaaattaattattacattgaTCATTTTGGTGAAATTCCACATCTGACCTGACAATTCAAACTCAAGTCCAGTTAATTATTTCAGCAGCAGATCAAGTGACAAACAAACCAACCTATAATTTAACAACAGacatggtttaattgtaacttATTTAAAAGAGTTTATACAAAAAGTCTGACTCTGTCTAATGTAGCCAAGATGTTCTTTACCAATATgaaacaatcaatcaatgaaTTATGAGAACCAAGCTTTGTATGTCAGTATGAGCTCCATGTAAATGACTGTTCACACTAAAAAACCTCCATATTTAAATGATCCACAGCTCCAAGACAgaacattaaaatctttttacattagtaaatattttcataaaagtttttattccaaaacattttgcatgtgcAGAGAGTCACTAAACCTCTAATCTCTCTCTGAAATAATCCAGTTCTTCTTTATGCTTCTTGGTTATGATTCTTTATgcatggaaaataatttttcttataaTTCTCACAAAAGTCACAGTTTAGTCTGCAGTCAGTTCTTTCTGTTCTTCCACAGAATAAATTCAGTTATTAATGagctttttgtttcctgttgttctgtttattttagaaactaaactaacttctgactttaacttcatcattctgttAAATGTCCGGTTCACTACAAGCAGTCTGAGTCGGTTCCACCGACTGAtataaagaatatctgtctttatatcagacatcctgatataagagACGGTACCGACTGTCACTGCGAGCCACGACGCAGAtcaaagccccggtaccacctggtaccacctggtaccacctgctctctgttttctctgcttctccttaacgtttctaccaggcgggttaaagccgcTACTGActggatctgggctggaggttcgaGGCTGGAAtagaagttactgcagaacctcaagtgttaaaggaagagtCGGCCCAtttagagtcacaaaataaacatcagagaaaatgtcgtagcaataattagaaccgcagcatgaagtcaaacatgccacaatgaaatgaatcaaaatgtccccaaagcATCGGCAGACTGACAGGGGCCActgggggattccaggtagattccaggtagattccaggcaGATTGCAGAGATTCGCATCGCAGGCTGTTCATGCAGGGctggcccaaggtaatatgggccttagacagaaccctcCAACCTCCagaacccgtcctactaagaacctcagcatcactaacatgtttaaatattgataagGTGAATCtatgagagggagaccaggtttattggcagagtttaaaatcaatcactgattattcgttatttgctgtgatgtatttgtgaacaaacacaaagattacaccatattgtagccatggtaacacaacaatgcTATGctgttgttgctatgttgttgtacggtGTTTTAAGGTCTTGCTCGATGTGccattttttaactttgagccccttcccctccaaaggtctctgcacggccctggaCTCGTTCATTCAtggctgttttcacatttattgctctgttcatattagtctcgatgtttccaATGTTCTGGATAGCTCGACGTAATTgacaggtaatatattaacttgacattaacaaagacacagcgggacggatcatctgggaaatgatggacagggagagcctgactaaaactaactggaggtcagacacattgtggggtttatgtctgcttatttccCAGCacaaatgagcaacttcacgttcaaaaacgagcctaaaaagcattttgttaaaagccccccaaaaaacccacagccgcttataataatcggacttggcgacagaaactcaaagtagttcctgtttttctaccaacaaaatgcgcatctccctcttccctccattgtttacgtttctgtcgctgctgatactgtcgcatAAAAACGGAGATCACTTGacaagacgcgtagaggaaataaaattaaattccaaaataaaatagtaacgcaaaatgattttgataagtaactgtagtctgactactggatatgaaatagcaacgcgttagattactcgttactgaaaaaagtggttaCTAAGTAACGCATTACTGACGTCACTGTCCCCAACCCACCCAAAACTATTAATTTGTTCCTCTTTCCCAacaattttctaatactttaACTGGATGATCTTCATTATGTCCTTTTAAATGTATCCAATAATTAACCATTATCTGTTGTCTTCTGATACATGATGGCATTTCTCCTGATTCTACTTGTAAAGAACAAACTGGAGTTGATTTAACTTCTCAATGCTCTAGCttgaaaaacatctaattttttaaatctagtttt from Xiphophorus maculatus strain JP 163 A chromosome 14, X_maculatus-5.0-male, whole genome shotgun sequence includes:
- the LOC111610870 gene encoding Fc receptor-like protein 5 translates to MKPALLCMLGFFLLSSLLHGRADADKPRATLTPEKTIIPAEGSVTLTCFVDGSTGWKFDWYRNGQYYPVVGSSRNTEPHRTIRVSEAGKYSCIGRIQDYFQSETSEEVIIQKTVSKPTVILQPGWSLNEDKVYLECDIQEGALWTYEWRKNNFNYNPTSRIITADSGDYSCKGTSDYFLTQWSDVITLTISPNKPSLILQPNWSQIYRGEKVTLRCEIQGGTEWTYEWRSTNGNFPPSSEYSIISATESHSGKHSCRGKKGFSFTPWSNVVKITVSPKPQPVLSVSPSWPNPGASVTLSCDGLKHQSAGWRFFWYKVVPNPSKWYQPHYTYELLPGSTNGSEQNSFIINGSTHTAGFVCRAERGEPKFYTDYSKSKFVWSADPRPAASLSVNPDRVQHFRSDSVSLSCEGNSAEWRVMRFIERYGLSDFTCSSWGTMTGSTCTINPYYYMDGVFWCESKSGEFSNAVNITVQDDYHDGVILVSPVHPVTEGDPVTLSCRDKKQNLLSNVFFYHNDKLINNDSREELNISAVSKSDEGFYKCQHSGKESKRSWMSVRVTVSSPVMLIVGPVVGIVLIILIILLILLWRCRRSKDLCCIRSKGSEVRGQSSTTNQPEGPEYKSLSHGNVHLYEMIGSAEASGHAADEAPEVTYSLIEMKSFRKDMRQGGPEEGAVYSEVKTGAAGKSGPAAAEAAVYSEIRKAPAVENSAAM